A stretch of Palaemon carinicauda isolate YSFRI2023 chromosome 36, ASM3689809v2, whole genome shotgun sequence DNA encodes these proteins:
- the LOC137628520 gene encoding uncharacterized protein — protein MARMQRALNDISQKSYELGLKINIDKTKAMTTRAPNPLQPLTIGTEPLEWVDSYMYLGDVIDKQLTFKEEIKYLKERSNARLAAMGYMSSLKDGTNEHIQRKYYLACTRSLVNYAAPTLINLTGTPKSHYRGNNDVIRLMLGAPMWTRLCNIRLETNLMTLEDRIAQRMQAL, from the coding sequence ATGGCAAGAATGCAGAGGGCACTGAATGACATCAGCCAAAAGTCATATGAGCTGGGTCTAAAAATAAACATAGACAAAACAAAAGCTATGACAACAAGAGCCCCAAATCCCTTACAACCACTCACTATAGGAACggagcccctagaatgggtggataGCTACATGTACCTGGGAGATGTCATAGACAAACAGCTAACCTTCAAGGAGGAAATCAAGTACCTAAAAGAAAGATCAAATGCAAGACTGGCAGCCATGGGATACATGTCTTCTCTAAAGGATGGAACAAATGAACATATTCAGAGGAAGTACTATCTAGCCTGCACCAGAAGTCTTGTGAACTATGCTGCTCCCACCCTGATAAACCTGACAGGGACCCCAAAAAGCCACTATAGAGGTAATAATGATGTCATAAGACTCATGCTAGGAGCACCAATGTGGACAAGGCTGTGCAATATCAGGCTTGAAACCAACCTGATGACTTtagaagacaggattgcacagagaATGCAAGCACTATAG